From Pseudoalteromonas rubra, one genomic window encodes:
- a CDS encoding imelysin family protein encodes MKIQSRPLLLAVAIGLALSGCGESTSSSAGPGYKQAANPGDNQDSSNDNQDSSNDNQDSSNDNQDSSGDNQDSTGDNPNSGDDNNQTSFSQKKLIANLTDNVFTPTFQQFASKASAQPDVIRAYCDLETVFDPTLNDDAAKTARDEAKLAAQNSWKETMVSWQHAELMIVGPLLEDDKALRKDIYSWPDTNYCNVDQDVAYFAQGDINGVPYDISKRSDKRRGLDALEYLLFNNDLNHSCSTAASGQVLAQWNTLSEQQRRTMRCQYAVEVSGDLKTTSERLMFEWAGDQGYAAKLKKAGESGSEFTSVTQAVNHISDALFYMTEELKDYKLATPLGMFANQCGIDLCPEAVESRFAKHSIENIQANIAAFEQIFLGQGTDSEDTTGFDDFLDEQNASQTKEVMLAGIASAKAATGALDDSLQQSLEENVAGVQNTHDKVKDVTDQLKNDFIQKLALELPKTSAGDND; translated from the coding sequence ATGAAAATACAATCCAGACCTCTTTTATTGGCTGTAGCCATTGGGTTGGCATTAAGCGGGTGTGGTGAAAGCACATCGAGCTCTGCGGGTCCAGGTTATAAACAAGCAGCTAACCCGGGCGATAACCAAGACTCGAGCAATGACAATCAGGATTCGTCAAACGACAACCAGGATTCGTCAAACGACAACCAGGATTCATCAGGTGATAATCAGGATTCGACGGGTGATAACCCTAATTCTGGTGATGACAATAATCAGACAAGTTTCAGTCAAAAAAAACTGATTGCTAACCTGACTGATAATGTATTTACTCCTACCTTTCAACAGTTTGCTAGTAAAGCAAGTGCTCAGCCTGATGTAATACGGGCATATTGCGATCTGGAAACTGTGTTTGATCCGACATTGAATGATGATGCGGCAAAAACAGCAAGAGATGAAGCAAAGCTGGCTGCGCAGAATAGCTGGAAAGAAACGATGGTGAGCTGGCAGCATGCCGAGTTAATGATCGTCGGTCCGCTTTTGGAAGATGATAAAGCACTACGTAAAGACATCTATTCCTGGCCGGATACCAACTATTGTAATGTTGATCAGGATGTAGCTTATTTTGCGCAAGGTGACATTAACGGTGTTCCTTACGACATTAGCAAGCGCAGTGACAAGCGTCGCGGCTTGGATGCGCTCGAATATTTACTGTTCAACAATGATCTCAATCATAGCTGCTCGACTGCGGCCAGTGGACAAGTTTTGGCTCAATGGAATACGTTAAGTGAACAGCAGCGACGTACGATGCGTTGTCAATATGCAGTGGAAGTTTCTGGTGATCTTAAGACGACGTCTGAACGTTTGATGTTCGAGTGGGCGGGAGACCAGGGTTATGCTGCTAAGTTGAAAAAGGCGGGTGAATCAGGCAGTGAGTTTACGTCTGTTACTCAGGCTGTTAATCATATCTCAGATGCCTTGTTTTATATGACTGAAGAGTTGAAAGATTATAAGCTTGCCACGCCATTAGGCATGTTTGCTAACCAGTGTGGCATTGATCTGTGTCCTGAAGCTGTTGAGTCTCGTTTTGCCAAGCATTCTATAGAGAATATTCAGGCCAACATAGCTGCTTTTGAGCAGATTTTCTTGGGTCAGGGCACAGACAGTGAAGACACAACAGGCTTTGATGATTTCCTGGATGAGCAAAATGCCAGCCAGACCAAAGAGGTTATGTTGGCTGGTATCGCAAGCGCTAAGGCGGCAACTGGCGCACTTGATGACAGTTTACAGCAATCTCTGGAAGAGAATGTCGCTGGAGTGCAGAATACGCATGACAAAGTGAAGGATGTTACGGATCAACTAAAGAATGATTTTATCCAAAAGCTGGCACTTGAACTTCCAAAAACATCGGCAGGTGACAATGACTAA
- the ilvY gene encoding HTH-type transcriptional activator IlvY, with the protein MDHKQLKYFLALADTLHFSRASERCYISPPTLSRQIKQLEEEVGAPLFIRDNRSVALTSQGQAFIQYAQATLASWRQFKSECLDEDKPLSGELSLFCSVTASYSFIYDLFARYRQDFPQVELNLLTGDPANSISQVQGEVVDVAVAVRPRNLPQGLEYLSIGRSRLLFIAPTMKCPLSELLEQHRGDLPWQQLPFIVPEHGVLKERLDVFFKKKALQPKIYAHVSGHEAMVALTSLGFGIAYVPEVVLEQSPFRNQVQTLGLQSEEIEIGLVCKKKRLQDPVVSALFRVAARLFAA; encoded by the coding sequence ATGGACCATAAACAATTAAAGTACTTTCTGGCGCTGGCGGATACGTTACATTTTTCCCGCGCCAGCGAGCGCTGCTACATAAGCCCCCCGACGCTGAGCCGGCAGATAAAACAGCTGGAGGAAGAAGTTGGTGCGCCGCTATTTATCCGGGACAATCGCAGTGTCGCTTTGACATCACAAGGGCAGGCTTTTATTCAATATGCACAGGCGACGCTGGCAAGTTGGCGGCAGTTTAAAAGTGAATGTCTGGATGAAGACAAGCCGCTTAGTGGTGAACTGAGTCTGTTTTGCTCTGTGACAGCTTCTTACAGTTTTATTTACGATTTATTTGCGCGTTACCGACAGGATTTCCCTCAGGTCGAACTCAATTTGTTGACTGGTGATCCGGCAAACTCTATCTCCCAGGTACAGGGAGAGGTGGTTGACGTTGCCGTTGCCGTTCGGCCTCGTAACCTGCCTCAGGGATTGGAGTACCTCAGTATTGGTCGCTCGCGGCTGTTGTTTATAGCGCCAACGATGAAATGCCCCTTGAGTGAGCTGCTGGAGCAGCACCGTGGTGATTTGCCCTGGCAGCAATTACCTTTCATTGTGCCCGAGCATGGCGTATTGAAGGAGCGCCTTGATGTGTTTTTCAAGAAAAAAGCACTGCAGCCAAAGATCTATGCACATGTCTCCGGTCATGAAGCCATGGTTGCCTTGACCAGCCTGGGTTTTGGCATAGCTTATGTACCAGAAGTCGTATTGGAGCAGAGCCCGTTCAGAAACCAGGTGCAAACGTTGGGATTGCAAAGTGAAGAGATTGAAATTGGCCTGGTATGTAAAAAGAAACGCCTGCAGGACCCTGTTGTGAGTGCCTTATTTCGGGTTGCAGCGCGATTGTTTGCTGCGTAA
- a CDS encoding TonB-dependent receptor family protein, with protein MKRSMLAIAVALAAPQALANDDVKSDDMEHIQILSHYDKLRTEAGSATLLSEEQLAEFEYDDIHRILASVPGVNIREEDGYGLRPNIGFRGVTPERSKKITIMEDGVLIGPAPYSAPAAYYFPVTTRMTAVEVFKGPAAIKHGPQSVAGALNLVTRAVPEFSEGAIDLAMGSDGYTKAHAYFGSVVNNVGFLLEGVNLQADGFKDLDGGTDTGFEKNDLLAKFNYKLQQGEFEHTFGLKLSYADELSNETYLGLTDADFDATPYRRYAASQPDNMDTKHSQVMFSHHLKYQDVSLTSRVYRNDYERAWLKLDGVTNTEATLPEILANPQDEEYQRLYHVLSGVEDSIPFSGRPNFLSMGTNDREYFSQGMQVDGTAKFKLAGYDNTLSFGVRFHEDEIERKHFKETYGMKDGSAFNLGLDKVYTSQNTENTKAWSVYLEDKVTIDALTLGLGIRGELMDMAYQDTVNADDWQDKTTRIWLPGMSGFYQLSEDSGILFGVHQGFSPASPQQSVDIEIEKSTNYEFGGRFNDGITQLEVVSFFNDYSNLKESCGQSNCGALEVGKEFNGGEAHVYGLEAQFSQRYPLNLQIDIPYGFVYTYTKGEFKNDRYTNFAQWGHVKSGDELPYLPEHQASFNIGVSAPDWRVSLAVKYVGSMSEAAGRSWDSSTDPNAPNGSYDLVLEGKEVSAITTVDLSAVYELGKYGQVYAKVDNLLDETKIVSRRPYGARPGKPRQFTLGYKYSF; from the coding sequence ATGAAGAGATCTATGTTAGCCATTGCCGTTGCGCTGGCTGCGCCTCAGGCACTGGCAAATGATGACGTAAAAAGTGACGACATGGAGCATATTCAGATCCTGAGTCATTACGATAAACTTCGCACAGAAGCGGGCTCTGCAACACTGTTAAGTGAGGAGCAATTAGCGGAGTTTGAGTATGATGATATCCATCGTATTCTAGCGTCAGTACCGGGAGTGAATATCCGTGAGGAAGATGGCTATGGCTTGCGCCCTAACATCGGCTTTCGTGGTGTAACACCAGAACGAAGTAAGAAAATCACCATTATGGAAGATGGTGTGTTGATTGGCCCGGCACCTTATTCAGCACCAGCTGCATATTATTTCCCTGTGACAACTAGGATGACAGCCGTTGAGGTCTTTAAAGGCCCTGCTGCTATCAAACATGGGCCACAGTCTGTCGCTGGTGCACTGAACCTGGTGACTCGTGCTGTACCTGAGTTTTCGGAGGGTGCCATTGATCTTGCCATGGGCAGTGACGGATATACCAAAGCGCATGCGTATTTTGGGTCTGTAGTGAACAATGTTGGGTTTTTACTCGAAGGGGTGAATCTGCAAGCGGATGGGTTTAAAGACCTGGATGGTGGTACAGATACCGGATTCGAGAAAAATGACCTGCTGGCAAAGTTCAATTATAAGCTGCAACAAGGGGAGTTTGAGCACACGTTCGGACTTAAGCTCAGTTATGCTGATGAGCTTTCTAATGAAACGTATCTTGGCCTGACAGATGCGGATTTTGATGCTACGCCTTATCGTCGTTATGCAGCATCTCAGCCAGACAACATGGATACTAAGCACAGTCAGGTGATGTTCTCCCACCATCTGAAGTATCAGGATGTGAGTTTAACGTCGCGTGTTTATCGTAATGACTATGAACGTGCCTGGCTTAAGCTGGATGGAGTGACCAATACAGAAGCAACATTGCCTGAGATACTGGCAAATCCGCAAGATGAAGAGTATCAACGTTTGTACCATGTATTAAGTGGGGTAGAAGATTCGATCCCATTTAGTGGGCGACCAAACTTCCTTAGTATGGGGACGAATGACAGAGAATATTTCTCACAAGGTATGCAGGTAGATGGCACAGCTAAGTTTAAATTGGCAGGCTATGACAATACCCTGTCATTTGGTGTGCGCTTTCATGAAGACGAGATTGAGCGTAAGCACTTTAAAGAAACCTACGGGATGAAAGATGGCAGTGCGTTTAATCTGGGCCTGGATAAGGTTTATACCTCTCAGAACACCGAAAATACCAAGGCCTGGTCTGTCTATCTTGAGGACAAGGTCACCATAGATGCCCTGACTCTTGGCCTGGGTATACGTGGTGAGCTGATGGATATGGCGTATCAGGATACTGTTAATGCGGATGACTGGCAGGACAAAACCACACGGATCTGGTTACCGGGTATGAGTGGCTTCTATCAGTTGTCGGAAGACTCCGGTATTTTGTTTGGCGTTCATCAGGGTTTCTCTCCAGCATCGCCGCAACAATCGGTTGATATCGAAATTGAGAAGAGCACTAACTATGAATTCGGCGGCCGTTTTAATGATGGGATAACGCAGCTTGAGGTAGTAAGCTTTTTCAATGATTACAGTAATTTGAAAGAAAGCTGTGGTCAGTCTAACTGTGGTGCGTTGGAAGTCGGCAAAGAGTTCAACGGTGGTGAGGCACATGTATATGGTCTGGAAGCCCAGTTTAGTCAGCGTTACCCTTTGAACCTGCAAATTGATATTCCTTACGGGTTTGTGTACACCTATACCAAAGGTGAATTCAAAAACGATCGATACACTAATTTTGCGCAATGGGGTCATGTGAAAAGTGGTGACGAGCTGCCATACTTGCCCGAGCACCAGGCTAGCTTTAACATTGGTGTATCTGCCCCGGACTGGCGTGTATCGCTTGCTGTCAAGTATGTTGGCTCTATGTCTGAAGCGGCTGGACGAAGCTGGGATAGCAGTACAGATCCGAATGCGCCAAATGGTAGCTATGACCTGGTACTTGAAGGCAAAGAGGTGTCAGCGATCACAACCGTTGATCTGTCAGCTGTTTATGAGCTGGGCAAATATGGTCAGGTCTACGCTAAAGTTGATAACCTGCTGGATGAGACCAAGATTGTTAGTCGTCGTCCTTATGGGGCTCGACCAGGCAAACCTCGCCAGTTTACATTGGGTTATAAGTACTCATTCTAA
- the ilvC gene encoding ketol-acid reductoisomerase, whose protein sequence is MANYFNSLPLREQLAQLAQCHFMDPKEFEDGVNVLLGKKLVIIGCGAQGLNQGLNLRDSGLDVSYALRQSAIDEKRQSFKNASENGFEVGNYETLIPQADLVLNLTPDKQHSAVVEAVMPLMKHGATLAYSHGFNIVEEGMQVREDLTVIMVAPKCPGTEVREEYKRGFGVPTLIAVHPENDPQGHGLAQAKAYAAGTGGHKAGVLHSSFIAEVKSDLMGEQTILCGMLQTGSLLCFDKMVEQGIEAGYASKLIQYGWEVITEALKHGGITNMMDRLSNPAKIKAFDLSEELKTLMRPLYNKHMDDIISGEFSQGMMADWHEDDAKLLSWRAETAETAFEKQPNCEQEITEQAFFDNGILMVAMVKAGVELAFETMTAAGIIEESAYYESLHETPLIANTIARKKLFEMNRTISDTAEYGCYLYNHACLPLLKPFMEKIGTDVIGKGLPEDSNEVDNQTLIQVNSAIRNHPVEVVGNTLRGYMSAMKKIV, encoded by the coding sequence ATGGCGAACTATTTCAATTCACTGCCACTACGTGAGCAACTAGCCCAACTGGCACAGTGCCATTTCATGGACCCCAAAGAATTTGAGGACGGCGTTAACGTCCTGCTTGGTAAAAAGCTGGTTATCATTGGGTGTGGCGCTCAGGGCCTGAACCAGGGTCTGAACTTACGCGATTCAGGGTTAGATGTCAGCTATGCGCTGCGACAGTCTGCCATTGATGAAAAGCGTCAGTCTTTTAAAAATGCCAGCGAAAATGGCTTTGAAGTGGGTAACTACGAAACCTTAATCCCACAAGCTGATCTGGTTCTTAACCTGACCCCCGACAAACAACACTCTGCGGTTGTTGAAGCGGTGATGCCACTGATGAAACACGGGGCTACCCTCGCCTACTCCCATGGCTTTAATATCGTTGAAGAAGGGATGCAGGTGCGTGAGGACCTTACCGTTATCATGGTGGCACCTAAGTGTCCTGGCACCGAGGTTCGGGAAGAATACAAACGTGGCTTTGGCGTACCGACCTTAATTGCAGTGCACCCGGAAAATGACCCACAAGGTCATGGTCTGGCTCAGGCTAAGGCCTATGCAGCCGGTACAGGTGGACACAAAGCCGGTGTGCTTCACTCATCCTTCATCGCCGAAGTGAAGTCTGATTTGATGGGCGAACAGACCATATTATGCGGTATGCTGCAAACCGGGTCTTTGTTATGTTTTGATAAAATGGTCGAGCAAGGTATTGAAGCAGGTTATGCCTCAAAACTTATCCAGTACGGTTGGGAAGTGATCACAGAAGCACTTAAACACGGTGGTATCACCAATATGATGGACCGCCTGTCTAACCCAGCCAAAATCAAGGCGTTTGATTTAAGTGAAGAGCTTAAAACACTCATGCGACCTCTTTACAACAAACATATGGACGACATCATCAGTGGTGAGTTTTCTCAAGGCATGATGGCTGACTGGCATGAAGACGATGCCAAGTTACTTAGCTGGCGCGCTGAAACCGCTGAAACTGCGTTCGAAAAACAACCGAACTGTGAACAAGAAATTACCGAACAAGCCTTTTTTGACAACGGTATTTTGATGGTCGCTATGGTTAAGGCGGGTGTGGAGCTGGCGTTTGAAACGATGACCGCTGCGGGCATCATAGAAGAATCTGCCTATTACGAGTCCTTGCATGAGACGCCGTTAATCGCCAATACAATTGCCCGTAAAAAGCTGTTCGAAATGAACCGGACAATCTCAGACACAGCGGAATACGGCTGTTATTTATACAACCACGCCTGTTTACCATTGCTTAAACCGTTTATGGAGAAAATCGGTACAGATGTCATTGGTAAAGGTTTACCTGAAGATAGCAATGAAGTGGATAACCAGACGCTGATCCAGGTCAATTCGGCAATCCGTAATCATCCAGTTGAAGTGGTTGGTAATACCTTGCGAGGCTACATGTCCGCCATGAAGAAGATAGTCTAA
- a CDS encoding DUF4856 domain-containing protein, with amino-acid sequence MIFKKSLLATSILVATLGLTACGGSSSNDNNINNGQTPEQSTNAAPTAVTLTGKDADATEVTVTENMVAVEIGTLVVTDSDNDSHTFDVSDARFEVVEGVLRLKAGEHLNYELEQEVTVTVTVNDGDNTEDFQVKFKVLDEMDYDFISRFAEGESSVAYSGQIARHVLIKELFNYIKSEQFVTDSKQGKDAILTELDKFYAVSKEDYESIWGERDLTVVTDPAAQTKLTDISSSHKDLNGKVAGNDAKGQHKDWKEDGSFAGWTAIAADGETPIPELVVRQLFAQLAERAQSEAPSDSTGREIETIYVTETGVDLNQMIQKFLYGALAFSQSADDYLDYNTEGKGLLTDNTEAVEGKTYTNLEHQWDEGFGYFGAARNYMNYSDDEIAGKGGRDGFSAGYNDANADGKIDFNSEYNFGNSTNAAKRDRGTVDNAKPTDLTKEAFEAFYNGRKLINSTEGALSETQMETLQGHAKDALLAWEKAIAATVVHYINDTQKDLDRLASELAGTHADDYDGEQYEPSDFATLAKHWSEMKGFALNFQFNRHSPFYTESNIGKFEEMHDFMGTQPAITADAIPTYKEELQKARDILQEVYGFDAENVANW; translated from the coding sequence ATGATTTTCAAAAAATCTCTGCTTGCTACTTCTATTTTAGTTGCCACTTTAGGTTTGACCGCATGCGGTGGTTCAAGCTCAAATGACAACAATATCAATAATGGTCAGACACCTGAACAATCGACAAATGCAGCGCCAACCGCTGTTACTCTGACAGGTAAGGATGCAGACGCAACAGAAGTCACGGTGACTGAAAACATGGTTGCGGTAGAGATTGGTACACTGGTTGTAACTGACAGCGATAATGACAGCCACACTTTTGATGTGTCTGATGCGCGTTTTGAAGTTGTTGAAGGCGTTTTAAGATTAAAAGCCGGTGAACACCTGAACTATGAACTAGAGCAGGAAGTTACTGTGACTGTTACCGTTAATGACGGTGATAATACTGAAGATTTTCAGGTTAAATTTAAAGTACTGGACGAAATGGACTATGACTTCATCAGCCGCTTTGCAGAAGGTGAATCCAGTGTTGCTTACTCAGGCCAGATTGCGCGTCACGTGTTAATCAAAGAATTATTCAATTACATCAAAAGTGAGCAGTTTGTCACTGATTCAAAACAAGGCAAAGATGCCATTTTGACAGAGTTGGATAAATTTTATGCCGTTTCTAAAGAAGATTATGAAAGTATCTGGGGAGAGCGTGATCTTACCGTTGTGACAGATCCGGCTGCACAGACTAAATTGACAGATATTTCGTCATCTCATAAAGATCTGAACGGCAAAGTGGCAGGCAATGATGCCAAAGGTCAGCACAAAGACTGGAAAGAAGATGGCAGCTTTGCAGGCTGGACAGCGATTGCCGCAGATGGTGAGACACCCATTCCTGAGTTAGTTGTAAGACAGTTGTTTGCTCAGTTGGCGGAACGTGCTCAGTCTGAAGCTCCATCAGATTCAACTGGTCGAGAAATCGAGACTATTTACGTCACTGAAACCGGTGTCGATCTGAATCAGATGATCCAAAAGTTCTTGTATGGCGCATTGGCTTTCTCTCAGTCAGCAGATGATTATCTGGACTATAATACAGAAGGGAAAGGCTTGCTGACTGACAATACAGAAGCTGTTGAGGGCAAGACTTACACCAATCTTGAGCACCAATGGGACGAAGGTTTTGGCTACTTCGGCGCGGCGCGTAATTACATGAACTACTCGGATGACGAGATTGCCGGTAAGGGCGGACGTGATGGCTTTAGTGCTGGGTACAACGATGCCAATGCTGACGGTAAAATTGACTTTAACTCAGAGTATAACTTCGGTAACTCGACTAACGCAGCTAAGCGTGACCGCGGTACTGTAGATAACGCAAAACCAACGGACCTGACGAAAGAAGCGTTTGAAGCATTTTACAATGGTCGTAAGTTGATTAATTCAACTGAAGGTGCATTGAGCGAAACGCAAATGGAAACGCTGCAAGGTCACGCGAAAGATGCGTTACTTGCGTGGGAGAAAGCGATTGCTGCTACTGTTGTTCACTATATCAACGACACTCAAAAAGACCTGGACCGTCTAGCGTCAGAGCTGGCAGGAACACATGCAGATGATTATGACGGTGAACAATACGAGCCTTCAGATTTTGCGACGTTAGCTAAGCACTGGTCTGAAATGAAAGGCTTTGCACTGAATTTCCAGTTTAATCGACATTCACCTTTCTACACTGAAAGCAATATCGGTAAATTCGAGGAAATGCATGACTTCATGGGCACACAGCCTGCTATAACAGCTGATGCTATTCCGACTTATAAGGAAGAATTGCAAAAAGCACGTGACATCCTTCAGGAAGTATACGGCTTTGATGCAGAGAATGTTGCTAACTGGTAA
- a CDS encoding response regulator transcription factor: MSTVLIAQDEKGHSIAPFEALQQHGYVMRFMNIHEATRKGCPAQQIDSIVIGQALATSAQYDTINTLKSHFNAPLMVSLDEDNEDLQSLMLELGADDVIPCIAKPRLWRARLDALVRRHPATSVIHSETPNELHFGQLYLNLHERSVSLKKQPVSLTSHEFELLWLLASRAPDVVSREDIYKKVVGQHYQANSRTVDVRVSCLRRKLGDNAVGAEKIKTVWRKGYLFVKDAW; this comes from the coding sequence GTGTCAACGGTATTAATTGCACAAGATGAAAAAGGACACAGCATCGCACCTTTTGAGGCATTGCAGCAGCACGGCTATGTCATGCGGTTTATGAATATTCATGAGGCAACCCGAAAAGGGTGTCCGGCTCAACAGATAGACAGCATTGTGATTGGTCAGGCCCTGGCGACCAGTGCGCAGTACGATACTATCAACACACTCAAATCCCACTTCAATGCGCCCCTGATGGTATCGCTTGATGAGGACAACGAAGACTTGCAGAGCCTGATGCTGGAACTGGGGGCGGATGACGTTATCCCTTGTATCGCGAAACCTCGGTTATGGCGTGCCCGGCTAGATGCTTTGGTACGTAGACATCCGGCCACATCGGTCATTCATTCTGAAACGCCAAATGAGCTTCATTTTGGTCAGCTTTACCTGAATTTGCATGAGCGCAGTGTTTCACTGAAAAAGCAACCGGTTAGCTTGACCAGTCATGAGTTTGAGCTGCTCTGGCTGCTGGCTTCTCGCGCTCCTGATGTTGTTAGTCGCGAAGACATATATAAAAAAGTGGTTGGACAGCATTACCAGGCGAATAGTCGAACCGTAGATGTGCGTGTATCCTGTTTGCGCAGAAAGCTGGGGGATAATGCTGTCGGCGCAGAAAAAATCAAAACGGTTTGGCGCAAAGGTTATTTGTTTGTAAAAGATGCCTGGTGA
- a CDS encoding methyl-accepting chemotaxis protein, translating into MHNTGLTITQRITLLGSLIAVVVACLIGFISTYQAKSMIETRMLGSELPSKVESINKSISQQIDQLKSAAKQLSSNQFLLDAVNKGNLDEQVLLTELARVQNQYALVTASWANRETQQYWNQNGFLRVLNQQQDGWFFHFTQSAEEYSISIYQEAPGDVKMFVNHQQTNGIGLAGLAKSIDAMQTMLANMTIEQSGFVFVVEKSQGVVQLHPDASKVAKTKLADLYGAQAAGQLRNSRDFVVLDLEANGTPSLVAASPIAGTDLLVIAQVPKSEVFAQVSSLQWQIVIWSLVVVVVVCIASMLMARNLSAPLLKMADVFRQLGSGDAKLNYRVPNAEQPELQALGQGFNQFIEKIEAAICNVAKESSDIRIASEHVFTQAKKNSSSLDEQKSQTLSVAAAINQMAATVQEIAGSANNTAKLTDESREHTKHSHSCVQQSQSTLHQLALDIQQMADQVATLASKTQSIASILDVIRGISEQTNLLALNAAIESARAGEHGRGFAVVADEVRALASRTSQSTDEIQATIQELTAASDSIVTQIAQSSDQAQQSVNNMQTSVELMNTISETADQINDMTTLIATATEQQSNVVADVGRSIEQISVISDAVMSEQLDTEQAIQQLANSAKALDKLVASF; encoded by the coding sequence ATGCATAACACTGGTTTAACAATTACACAACGTATTACTCTGCTGGGCAGTCTAATCGCGGTTGTTGTCGCTTGTCTGATCGGCTTTATTTCAACCTATCAGGCTAAGTCTATGATCGAGACGCGCATGCTGGGCTCTGAATTACCCAGCAAGGTTGAGAGCATCAACAAGTCGATTAGCCAACAAATTGACCAGCTCAAGAGTGCGGCAAAACAACTTTCAAGCAACCAATTTTTACTCGATGCGGTCAACAAAGGTAATTTAGATGAGCAAGTTTTGCTTACTGAATTGGCGCGAGTGCAAAATCAATACGCGCTGGTTACCGCCTCCTGGGCAAACAGAGAAACACAGCAGTACTGGAATCAGAACGGCTTTTTGCGTGTCCTGAACCAGCAACAAGACGGTTGGTTTTTCCATTTCACGCAAAGTGCTGAGGAGTACTCCATCAGCATTTACCAGGAAGCACCTGGTGATGTGAAAATGTTCGTTAACCATCAGCAAACCAATGGTATTGGTCTGGCTGGCCTTGCCAAAAGTATCGATGCCATGCAAACCATGCTGGCTAATATGACCATTGAGCAAAGTGGGTTTGTCTTTGTCGTAGAAAAATCACAGGGCGTTGTGCAGCTTCACCCTGATGCGAGTAAAGTAGCCAAAACCAAGTTAGCCGACTTGTATGGTGCACAAGCTGCAGGCCAATTGCGCAATAGTCGCGACTTTGTTGTACTTGACCTGGAAGCCAATGGCACGCCGTCTTTGGTTGCTGCCAGCCCAATAGCAGGTACCGATCTACTTGTAATTGCACAAGTGCCTAAATCAGAAGTATTTGCACAAGTCTCTTCTTTACAGTGGCAAATTGTGATCTGGTCACTGGTCGTCGTGGTTGTGGTCTGTATTGCGAGTATGCTGATGGCACGCAACCTCAGTGCACCGTTACTAAAAATGGCTGACGTGTTCCGTCAGCTTGGTAGCGGTGATGCCAAGCTGAATTACCGGGTGCCTAACGCGGAGCAGCCTGAACTACAGGCTCTTGGTCAGGGGTTTAACCAGTTCATTGAAAAAATTGAAGCCGCGATCTGTAACGTTGCAAAAGAAAGCAGCGATATACGCATTGCCAGTGAGCATGTTTTTACCCAGGCAAAGAAAAACTCATCGTCATTGGATGAGCAAAAATCTCAAACACTCTCTGTTGCAGCGGCGATAAACCAGATGGCCGCAACGGTGCAGGAAATAGCAGGCAGTGCCAACAATACTGCCAAGCTCACCGATGAGAGCCGTGAGCACACCAAACACAGCCACAGCTGTGTGCAACAAAGTCAGTCTACCTTGCATCAGTTAGCGCTGGATATACAACAAATGGCAGATCAGGTCGCAACGTTGGCGAGTAAAACGCAATCCATCGCCAGTATTTTAGATGTTATCAGAGGGATTTCGGAGCAAACCAACCTGCTCGCACTCAACGCAGCGATAGAGTCTGCCAGAGCTGGTGAACACGGTCGTGGGTTTGCTGTTGTTGCAGACGAAGTCAGGGCACTGGCAAGCAGAACTTCTCAGTCAACAGACGAAATTCAGGCGACAATCCAGGAGCTGACCGCAGCATCGGACTCTATTGTGACACAAATCGCACAATCCTCTGATCAGGCGCAGCAAAGCGTCAACAACATGCAAACGTCTGTAGAGTTGATGAACACCATTAGTGAAACAGCCGATCAGATCAACGATATGACCACTTTAATCGCGACAGCCACCGAGCAACAGAGTAACGTGGTCGCAGATGTAGGACGCAGCATTGAGCAGATCAGTGTGATCAGCGACGCTGTAATGAGTGAGCAACTCGACACTGAGCAGGCAATCCAGCAGCTGGCTAATTCGGCCAAAGCACTCGATAAACTGGTTGCCAGCTTCTAG